The proteins below come from a single Streptomyces sp. MRC013 genomic window:
- the npdG gene encoding NADPH-dependent F420 reductase, producing MSETETKKAARDPWDLPDVSGLVVGVLGGTGEQGRGLAYRLARAGQKVIVGSRAAERAREAAAGLGLGVEGADNAECARRSDVVIVAVPWDGHAATLTALRGELRGKLVVDCVNPLGFDRRGAYALRPEEGSAAEQAAALLPESRVTAAFHHLSAALLQDETVEEIDTDVMVLGEKRADTDVVQALAARIPGLRGVFAGRLRGAHQVESLVANLISVNRRYGAHAGLRLTDVREAPGR from the coding sequence ATGAGTGAGACGGAGACCAAGAAGGCCGCCCGGGACCCGTGGGACCTGCCCGACGTGTCGGGCCTAGTCGTCGGCGTCCTCGGCGGCACCGGGGAGCAGGGGCGGGGCCTCGCCTACCGGCTGGCCCGCGCCGGCCAGAAGGTGATCGTCGGGTCGCGCGCCGCCGAACGGGCCCGCGAGGCCGCCGCCGGGCTGGGCCTCGGCGTCGAGGGCGCCGACAACGCCGAGTGCGCCCGCCGCAGCGACGTCGTGATCGTCGCCGTGCCCTGGGACGGCCACGCCGCGACCCTCACGGCGCTGCGCGGGGAGCTGCGCGGCAAGCTCGTCGTCGACTGCGTGAACCCGCTCGGCTTCGACCGGCGGGGCGCGTACGCGCTCAGACCCGAGGAGGGCAGCGCCGCCGAGCAGGCCGCCGCGCTGCTCCCCGAGTCGCGGGTGACGGCCGCCTTCCACCACCTGTCGGCGGCACTGCTCCAGGACGAGACGGTCGAGGAGATCGACACGGACGTGATGGTCCTCGGCGAGAAGCGCGCCGACACCGACGTCGTGCAGGCCCTCGCCGCCCGCATCCCCGGTCTGCGGGGCGTCTTCGCGGGCCGGCTGCGCGGCGCCCACCAGGTCGAGTCGCTGGTCGCCAACCTGATCTCCGTCAACCGCCGCTACGGGGCCCACGCCGGCCTGCGCCTCACCGACGTCCGGGAGGCGCCGGGCCGCTGA
- the panB gene encoding 3-methyl-2-oxobutanoate hydroxymethyltransferase, with translation MTLQPARKQPGDSGGGGGQDARHPKALYGGKGTRRLTVHDVAAAKERGEKWPMLTAYDAMTASVFDEAGIPVLLVGDSMGNCHLGYDTTVPVTMDEMAVLSAAVVRGTRRALVVGDLPFGSYQEGPVQALRSATRLVKEAGVGAVKLEGGERSLPQTRMLVQAGIPVMSHLGLTPQSVNTMGYRVQGRADEDAHRLLRDAKAAQDAGAFAVVLELVPAGLAAEVTRSLHIPTVGIGAGPDTDAQVLVWTDMAGLTGGRVPRFTRQYADLRRTLGDAARAFAQDVAGGAFPAEEHTFH, from the coding sequence ATGACGCTTCAGCCTGCCCGGAAGCAGCCCGGCGACAGCGGCGGGGGCGGGGGCCAGGACGCCAGGCACCCCAAGGCGCTGTACGGGGGGAAGGGCACCCGCCGCCTCACCGTCCACGACGTCGCCGCCGCCAAGGAGCGCGGCGAGAAGTGGCCCATGCTGACCGCGTACGACGCGATGACCGCGTCGGTCTTCGACGAGGCCGGCATCCCGGTCCTCCTCGTGGGCGACTCCATGGGCAACTGCCACCTCGGCTACGACACCACCGTGCCCGTCACGATGGACGAGATGGCCGTCCTGTCCGCCGCCGTCGTCCGGGGCACCAGGCGCGCCCTCGTCGTCGGCGACCTGCCGTTCGGCTCGTACCAGGAGGGTCCCGTGCAGGCCCTGCGGTCGGCGACGCGGCTGGTGAAGGAGGCCGGCGTCGGCGCGGTGAAGCTGGAGGGCGGCGAGCGCTCGCTGCCCCAGACGCGGATGCTGGTCCAGGCCGGCATCCCGGTGATGTCGCACCTGGGCCTCACCCCGCAGTCCGTGAACACGATGGGCTACCGGGTGCAGGGCCGCGCCGACGAGGACGCGCACCGGCTGCTGCGGGACGCCAAGGCGGCGCAGGACGCGGGCGCCTTCGCGGTGGTCCTGGAACTCGTCCCGGCCGGGCTGGCCGCGGAGGTCACCCGCTCCCTGCACATCCCGACCGTCGGCATCGGCGCCGGTCCGGACACGGACGCGCAGGTCCTCGTGTGGACGGACATGGCCGGGCTGACCGGCGGCAGGGTGCCGCGCTTCACCAGGCAGTACGCCGACCTGCGCCGCACCCTCGGCGACGCGGCCCGGGCGTTCGCGCAGGACGTCGCGGGCGGCGCGTTCCCCGCCGAGGAGCACACCTTCCACTAG
- a CDS encoding MFS transporter, with the protein MDRSPPPPHAPRPARGGLPEQEPEVPPEVHRRRWAILAVLMLSLLFVVLDNSVLNVAVKTVASPPPVGIGATQGQLEWAINAYALVFAALLFTAGLLGDRIGRRRTLLFGTAVFGAASALAAFADSPVELVAYRAVMGFGAAFVMPATLAVLMNVFERDEQPRAIGVWVGAVGVAIAVGPVLGGLLLEHFWWGSIFLVNVPVVAVSLVAVALLVPESRDPAPGRIDPGGVALSVVGLVLLVFGVIRGGELADLTDPTVLLPAAGGVLVLAGFVVHERRSPNPALDMAYFRKPVFSAAVGGIALVFFALMGVTFVSVFYLQSVRGFSPLQAGLLLLPLAVTQLLFAPRSRLVVRRFGARAVCATGLLVVAACLAAFAGFDTGTPVWAVELVLFAQGAGMAHVMPPVTVAVMQALPKEKAGSGSAVNNTFRQVGGALGVAVLGSLLSAVYRGRVEGHLGALPPGARAAAGESVEATLAAARRLGPAGEALVAPAHEAFLAAMHVTAVCAAGVAALGAVVVAAFLPGRRPEPEGRERAAEGGAREPVPR; encoded by the coding sequence ATGGACCGGTCACCGCCCCCGCCGCACGCCCCGCGCCCCGCCCGCGGCGGCCTCCCGGAGCAGGAGCCGGAGGTGCCGCCGGAGGTGCACCGGCGCCGCTGGGCGATCCTCGCGGTGCTGATGCTGAGCCTGCTGTTCGTGGTGCTGGACAACTCGGTCCTCAACGTCGCGGTGAAGACCGTCGCCAGCCCCCCGCCCGTCGGCATCGGCGCCACCCAGGGCCAGCTGGAGTGGGCGATCAACGCGTACGCCCTGGTCTTCGCGGCGCTGCTGTTCACGGCGGGGCTCCTCGGCGACCGGATCGGCCGCCGCAGGACGCTGCTGTTCGGCACGGCGGTCTTCGGGGCCGCCTCGGCGCTGGCCGCCTTCGCGGACTCGCCGGTCGAGCTGGTCGCGTACCGGGCGGTGATGGGGTTCGGGGCGGCGTTCGTGATGCCCGCGACGCTCGCCGTCCTGATGAACGTCTTCGAGCGCGACGAGCAGCCGCGGGCCATCGGCGTGTGGGTCGGCGCGGTCGGCGTGGCCATCGCGGTCGGCCCGGTCCTGGGCGGGCTGCTGCTGGAGCACTTCTGGTGGGGGTCGATCTTCCTGGTCAACGTGCCCGTGGTGGCGGTGTCGCTGGTCGCCGTGGCGCTGCTGGTGCCGGAGTCCCGCGACCCCGCGCCAGGGCGGATCGACCCGGGCGGGGTGGCGCTGTCGGTCGTCGGCCTGGTGCTGCTGGTGTTCGGCGTCATCCGGGGCGGCGAGCTGGCCGACCTGACCGACCCGACCGTGCTGCTGCCCGCGGCGGGCGGGGTGCTGGTGCTGGCCGGGTTCGTCGTCCACGAGCGGCGCAGCCCGAACCCGGCGCTCGACATGGCGTACTTCCGCAAACCCGTCTTCTCGGCGGCGGTGGGCGGGATCGCGCTGGTCTTCTTCGCCCTGATGGGCGTCACCTTCGTCTCCGTCTTCTACCTGCAGTCCGTGCGCGGCTTCAGCCCCCTCCAGGCCGGGCTGCTGCTCCTGCCGCTGGCGGTGACGCAGCTGCTGTTCGCGCCGCGCTCCCGGCTGGTGGTGCGGCGGTTCGGGGCGCGCGCGGTGTGCGCGACGGGACTGCTGGTGGTGGCCGCGTGCCTGGCCGCGTTCGCCGGGTTCGACACGGGCACGCCGGTGTGGGCGGTGGAACTGGTGCTGTTCGCCCAGGGCGCGGGCATGGCCCACGTCATGCCCCCGGTGACGGTCGCCGTGATGCAGGCCCTGCCGAAGGAGAAGGCCGGCTCCGGGTCGGCCGTGAACAACACCTTCCGGCAGGTCGGCGGGGCGCTCGGCGTGGCCGTGCTCGGCTCGCTGCTGTCGGCCGTCTACCGGGGCCGCGTCGAGGGGCACCTCGGCGCCCTGCCGCCGGGCGCGCGGGCGGCGGCCGGCGAGTCCGTCGAGGCCACCCTCGCCGCCGCGCGGCGCCTCGGCCCGGCGGGGGAGGCGCTCGTCGCCCCGGCGCACGAGGCGTTCCTGGCGGCGATGCACGTGACGGCGGTGTGCGCGGCCGGGGTCGCCGCGCTGGGGGCGGTGGTGGTCGCCGCGTTCCTGCCGGGCCGCCGCCCCGAGCCGGAGGGCCGGGAGCGGGCGGCGGAGGGCGGGGCGCGAGAACCGGTCCCCCGGTAG
- a CDS encoding TetR/AcrR family transcriptional regulator: MAAPSVERTARTAGVGKATVYRRWPGTEELLVDLLRSAGPVRPEPPGTSVRDGLVVLPEAVRPRGEARRSSAALHTASAQLHGHPRLREAYRRTVVEPHRRAALDVLRRGVAAGEIRPDADVELLADLLGGPLVLRAAAAPGADLGGDLPALIVDTVLSGAAVRR; encoded by the coding sequence GTGGCCGCGCCGTCCGTCGAGCGGACAGCCCGGACCGCCGGCGTCGGCAAGGCGACCGTCTACCGGCGCTGGCCCGGCACGGAGGAGCTCCTCGTCGACCTGCTGCGGTCCGCCGGCCCCGTACGCCCCGAACCGCCCGGCACCTCCGTGCGCGACGGCCTGGTCGTCCTCCCGGAGGCCGTCCGCCCGCGGGGCGAGGCCCGGCGCTCGTCCGCCGCCCTCCACACCGCCTCCGCCCAGCTCCACGGCCATCCGAGGCTCCGCGAGGCGTACCGCCGGACCGTGGTCGAGCCGCACCGCCGCGCCGCCCTCGACGTACTGCGCCGCGGCGTCGCGGCCGGGGAGATCCGTCCGGACGCCGACGTGGAGCTCCTCGCCGACCTCCTCGGCGGGCCGCTCGTCCTGCGCGCCGCCGCGGCACCCGGCGCCGACCTCGGAGGGGACCTCCCCGCCCTGATCGTGGACACCGTCCTGTCCGGCGCCGCCGTCCGGCGCTGA
- a CDS encoding DUF998 domain-containing protein: MRIVTTPDGEAPNGARRPHPGTPGRRTAVLLVLGALSYSVWVAELPLATGLDPLRSYVSELAAADRPLGALFRTADLVAGLLLLAAALPPLLASRRRFWTATGWAALALFGAATAVDSRLPLDCAPTADAACAAREDAGLVTAAHAAHAVSSGLAMAGAVTAVVALTVAARRYGRWPLLARTGPVLVALELAATAWTLAAIAASEAGRGHWALGAGQRAQLLLAAVWLLLLARSLPHRGGRRG; this comes from the coding sequence GTGCGCATCGTCACGACGCCGGACGGTGAGGCGCCGAACGGCGCCCGCCGCCCGCACCCCGGCACACCGGGGCGGCGGACCGCCGTCCTCCTCGTCCTGGGAGCGCTCTCCTACAGCGTCTGGGTCGCCGAACTGCCGCTCGCCACCGGCCTGGACCCCCTCCGGTCCTACGTCAGCGAACTGGCCGCCGCCGACCGGCCGCTGGGCGCCCTGTTCCGCACTGCCGACCTGGTCGCCGGCCTCCTGCTGCTGGCCGCCGCGCTGCCCCCGCTGCTCGCGTCCCGGCGCCGCTTCTGGACGGCGACCGGATGGGCGGCGCTCGCCCTGTTCGGCGCGGCCACCGCCGTCGACTCCCGGCTGCCGCTCGACTGCGCGCCCACCGCCGACGCCGCGTGCGCCGCCCGCGAGGACGCCGGCCTGGTCACGGCCGCGCACGCCGCGCACGCCGTGAGCTCCGGCCTCGCGATGGCCGGCGCCGTCACGGCGGTCGTCGCGCTCACCGTCGCCGCCCGCCGCTACGGCCGGTGGCCGCTCCTCGCCCGTACGGGGCCGGTCCTCGTCGCGCTGGAGCTGGCCGCCACGGCCTGGACGCTCGCCGCGATCGCCGCGTCCGAGGCGGGGCGCGGCCACTGGGCGCTGGGCGCCGGCCAGCGCGCGCAGCTGCTGCTGGCGGCGGTCTGGCTGCTCCTGCTGGCCCGGTCGCTGCCGCACCGCGGGGGGCGGCGCGGGTGA
- a CDS encoding alpha/beta hydrolase, which produces MSRFVRVGGVPHHVVVEGSGPVCVLSAGLALCWFDWDPVVPLLAPHRTVVRFDRPGHGLSGPAGTAPTARGEAHRIAALLDALGRGGERVTVVGHSVAGFHAEAFARLHPARTAALVLVDASVEEQARAPAPRTAALHTALARAAGALLAAAGAPAALGPGTRRALVRLSRAGCAPDPADRERVLRCYRTRRVLDGALLENAHYRAVAAGLLALRARHPLPRPLPVAVLAAPDSPDGTDRWTARQRTLARVLEAPLTLVRGAGHLMMLDRPGAVAEAVLRPPGR; this is translated from the coding sequence GTGAGCCGCTTCGTCCGGGTCGGGGGCGTGCCCCACCACGTGGTCGTCGAGGGCTCCGGACCGGTGTGCGTGCTGAGCGCCGGGCTGGCGCTGTGCTGGTTCGACTGGGACCCGGTGGTGCCGCTGCTGGCGCCGCACCGCACGGTCGTCCGCTTCGACCGGCCCGGCCACGGACTGAGCGGCCCGGCCGGGACGGCGCCCACCGCGCGGGGCGAGGCCCACCGGATCGCGGCCCTGCTGGACGCGCTGGGGAGGGGCGGCGAACGGGTGACCGTGGTGGGGCACTCCGTCGCCGGGTTCCACGCGGAGGCGTTCGCCCGGCTGCACCCGGCGCGGACGGCGGCCCTGGTCCTGGTCGACGCCTCCGTGGAGGAGCAGGCGCGCGCACCGGCCCCGCGCACCGCCGCGCTCCACACCGCCCTGGCCCGCGCCGCGGGCGCCCTGCTCGCCGCCGCGGGCGCCCCCGCCGCGCTCGGCCCCGGCACCCGCCGCGCGCTGGTGCGCCTCTCCCGCGCGGGGTGCGCGCCCGACCCGGCCGACCGCGAGCGGGTACTGCGCTGCTACCGGACCCGCCGCGTCCTGGACGGCGCCCTGCTGGAGAACGCGCACTACCGGGCCGTCGCCGCCGGGCTCCTCGCCCTGCGCGCCCGCCACCCGCTGCCCCGGCCGCTCCCCGTCGCGGTGCTGGCGGCACCGGACTCCCCGGACGGCACCGACCGCTGGACGGCCCGCCAGCGGACCCTCGCCCGGGTGCTGGAGGCCCCCCTCACCCTCGTCCGGGGAGCGGGCCACCTGATGATGCTGGACCGCCCCGGCGCGGTCGCCGAGGCGGTCCTCCGCCCGCCGGGCCGGTGA